Proteins from a genomic interval of Zingiber officinale cultivar Zhangliang chromosome 1B, Zo_v1.1, whole genome shotgun sequence:
- the LOC121972091 gene encoding uncharacterized protein LOC121972091 isoform X1, whose translation MASTDGVAPSSTRRDLRRLLFSPSPSSRGHAAGADSNPLGGAPPLPPPSPPKMRKGLAAAAFRGLGCASEAASQAFSPAAAAVRSSADWQGKRTRRRRGKKKKERKSQVGGDVWCAPGIPFAAEASVDCVVAHQPMVGRGRSEATTERIHRERAYVPRRVSHQEQISSFMDSPPNMDTSFFAPDLLRSGHLRHFRGHHRTPGGLEEIMMFQTRVLLGGGMEIHDRFRDWRLDVDNMSYEELLELGDKIGHVSTGLREEEILRSLRKGKDSIFSSLARRYSNEVELKCSICQVGLSEEEYEVSGETGRLECGHSYHMYCIKQWLLLKNACPVCKAPVLKT comes from the exons ATGGCATCCACCGACGGCGTCGCGCCGTCCTCGACACGCCGCGACCTCCGCCGCCTCCTCTTCAGTCCCTCACCCTCCTCCAGGGGCCACGCGGCCGGCGCCGACAGTAACCCCCTGGGCGGCGCCCCTCCGCTCCCGCCCCCGTCGCCGCCGAAAATGAGAAAAGGGCTCGCGGCGGCGGCCTTCCGCGGGCTCGGATGCGCGTCGGAAGCGGCGTCCCAGGCCTTCTCTCCGGCAGCCGCGGCCGTGAGGTCTTCGGCGGATTGGCAGGGGAAGCGGACGCGGCGGCGgcgggggaagaagaagaaggagaggaagagccAGGTCGGAGGCGACGTTTGGTGCGCCCCTGGGATACCGTTCGCCGCAGAGGCGTCGGTCGATTGCGTGGTGGCTCACCAGCCGATGGTCGGAAGAGGAAGGTCCGAGGCCACCACCGAGCGGATTCATAGAGAG AGAGCTTACGTTCCCCGAAGGGTCAGCCACCAAGAACAAATTTCTTCCTTCATGGATTCTCCCCCAAACATGGACACATCATTCTTTGCGCCTGATCTTCTACGTTCGGGGCACCTGCGCCACTTCCGAGGACACCACCGCACTCCAGGTGGACTTGAGGAG ATCATGATGTTCCAGACCAGGGTTTTACTAGGTGGAGGGATGGAAATACACGACAGATTCCGTGACTGGCGATTGGATGTCGATAACATGTCATACGAG GAACTTCTTGAGCTCGGCGACAAGATTGGTCATGTGAGCACCGGACTGAGAGAGGAAGAGATCCTCCGCAGTCTTAGGAAAGGCAAGGATTCAATTTTTTCATCTTTGGCAAGGCGTTACTCAAACGAAGTGGAATTGAAGTGCAGCATTTGTCAAGTAGGTCTCTCTGAG GAAGAATATGAAGTGAGTGGTGAGACAGGAAGACTGGAGTGTGGCCACAGCTACCACATGTATTGTATAAAGCAATGGCTTCTACTAAAAAATGCTTGCCCTGTTTGTAAAGCTCCAGTTCTTAAAACCTAA
- the LOC121972091 gene encoding uncharacterized protein LOC121972091 isoform X2: MASTDGVAPSSTRRDLRRLLFSPSPSSRGHAAGADSNPLGGAPPLPPPSPPKMRKGLAAAAFRGLGCASEAASQAFSPAAAAVRSSADWQGKRTRRRRGKKKKERKSQVGGDVWCAPGIPFAAEASVDCVVAHQPMVGRGRSEATTERIHRERAYVPRRVSHQEQISSFMDSPPNMDTSFFAPDLLRSGHLRHFRGHHRTPGGLEEIMMFQTRVLLGGGMEIHDRFRDWRLDVDNMSYEELLELGDKIGHVSTGLREEEILRSLRKGKDSIFSSLARRYSNEVELKCSICQEEYEVSGETGRLECGHSYHMYCIKQWLLLKNACPVCKAPVLKT; this comes from the exons ATGGCATCCACCGACGGCGTCGCGCCGTCCTCGACACGCCGCGACCTCCGCCGCCTCCTCTTCAGTCCCTCACCCTCCTCCAGGGGCCACGCGGCCGGCGCCGACAGTAACCCCCTGGGCGGCGCCCCTCCGCTCCCGCCCCCGTCGCCGCCGAAAATGAGAAAAGGGCTCGCGGCGGCGGCCTTCCGCGGGCTCGGATGCGCGTCGGAAGCGGCGTCCCAGGCCTTCTCTCCGGCAGCCGCGGCCGTGAGGTCTTCGGCGGATTGGCAGGGGAAGCGGACGCGGCGGCGgcgggggaagaagaagaaggagaggaagagccAGGTCGGAGGCGACGTTTGGTGCGCCCCTGGGATACCGTTCGCCGCAGAGGCGTCGGTCGATTGCGTGGTGGCTCACCAGCCGATGGTCGGAAGAGGAAGGTCCGAGGCCACCACCGAGCGGATTCATAGAGAG AGAGCTTACGTTCCCCGAAGGGTCAGCCACCAAGAACAAATTTCTTCCTTCATGGATTCTCCCCCAAACATGGACACATCATTCTTTGCGCCTGATCTTCTACGTTCGGGGCACCTGCGCCACTTCCGAGGACACCACCGCACTCCAGGTGGACTTGAGGAG ATCATGATGTTCCAGACCAGGGTTTTACTAGGTGGAGGGATGGAAATACACGACAGATTCCGTGACTGGCGATTGGATGTCGATAACATGTCATACGAG GAACTTCTTGAGCTCGGCGACAAGATTGGTCATGTGAGCACCGGACTGAGAGAGGAAGAGATCCTCCGCAGTCTTAGGAAAGGCAAGGATTCAATTTTTTCATCTTTGGCAAGGCGTTACTCAAACGAAGTGGAATTGAAGTGCAGCATTTGTCAA GAAGAATATGAAGTGAGTGGTGAGACAGGAAGACTGGAGTGTGGCCACAGCTACCACATGTATTGTATAAAGCAATGGCTTCTACTAAAAAATGCTTGCCCTGTTTGTAAAGCTCCAGTTCTTAAAACCTAA
- the LOC121972100 gene encoding uncharacterized protein LOC121972100: protein MLALSFQLGRRHGDDRFFCSVRAFRGHHQNLARWRSDSALTFAFVSPALPLPSTVQERRKPETCKNLEGPPPAPASLPSGPSNLNSFLKWTSPSVQAQYLPKMKARDWRTYDFDYRPYFTLRHLWESFQEWSAYGAGVPLVLESGDSAVQYYVPYLSGIQLYGQAKKQGISSKLLCNLQREESDSDSYQDSSSDGTGSSLGEHFSFEEVSSSDEGDAEKSQGHLLFEYFERDSPYVREPLAEKMLNLSSRFPELSTLTSYDLLPASWISVAWYPIYRIPVGPTLKDVDACFLTYHSLSTPQRGAGAARQPIMIYPEANDLFAKISIPAFALASYKFKSSLWTSTEEREKQLTISLLQAADDWLRLLHVDHPDYKFFVSDGAYRR from the exons ATGTTGGCATTGAGCTTCCAGCTCGGGCGCCGCCACGGGGATGACCGGTTCTTCTGCTCCGTCAGGGCATTCCGCGGTCACCACCAGAATCTGGCTAGGTGGCGGAGCGACTCCGCTTTGACCTTTGCGTTCGTGAGCCCCGCGCTTCCTCTTCCGTCGACGGTGCAGGAGCGGAGGAAGCCGGAGACCTGCAAGAATTTGGAGGGCCCGCCGCCTGCTCCGGCATCGTTGCCGAGTGGCCCTAGTAATTTGAATAGCTTCTTGAAGTGGACCAGTCCATCCGTACAGGCTCAGTATCTCCCAAAA ATGAAGGCGAGGGATTGGAGAACCTACGATTTTGACTACAGGCCTTACTTTACACTCAGACACCTGTGGGAATCGTTCCAGGAATGGAGTGCTTATGGTGCTGGCGTCCCTTTGGTTTTGGAGAGCGGAGACAGCGCTGTTCAGTATTATGTCCCCTACTTGTCTGGCATTCAATTGTATGGACAAGCAAAGAAGCAAGGAATCAGCTCAAA GCTACTGTGCAATCTACAGCGAGAGGAGAGTGATAGTGACTCTTATCAGGATTCCAGCAGTGATGGGACAGGGAGTAGCCTTGGTGAGCATTTCTCATTTGAAGAAGTATCTTCAAGTGATGAAGGTGATGCAGAGAAGTCTCAAGGCCACCTACTATTTGAGTACTTTGAGCGAGATTCTCCTTATGTCCGTGAACCTTTAGCTGAAAAG ATGCTAAATCTTTCCAGTCGATTCCCTGAGCTTAGCACACTCACAAGTTATGATTTGTTGCCAGCAAGTTGGATTTCCGTGGCTTG GTATCCTATATACCGAATTCCGGTTGGACCAACACTAAAGGATGTGGATGCATGCTTCCTCACTTATCATTCACTTTCAACCCCACAACGAG GTGCTGGTGCTGCCCGTCAACCCATAATGATCTATCCCGAGGCTAATGATTTATTTGCGAAAATCTCCATTCCTGCTTTTGCTCTTGCATCCTACAAGTTTAAGAGCTCATTATGGACTTCGACTGAAGAacgtgagaagcaactcacaatcTCCCTATTGCAAGCTGCTGATGACTGGCTGCGACTTCTTCATGTAGACCATCCAGATTACAAGTTCTTTGTATCAGATGGTGCATACCGCCGGTGA